From Dietzia sp. ANT_WB102, a single genomic window includes:
- a CDS encoding adenylate/guanylate cyclase domain-containing protein has translation MERWARLFRWLWATPWPVYALTMVQANIIGAVFVFAFLRFVLPMDRFVDLNEFRFLNQYLFIGYLVLAFIGGVIASTLLLLPVLKVDRSGAEFDGAIRRRTLRLPLHQALISGAMWVIGTVLFVAVNVGHSPRLALIVAVTSLLGGSTTCLISYLQAERIMRPITVRALSRGVPANRHVPGVRRRIFLGWSLTTVIPIAGALLILTGHWFGLFGDDPELILVPLAVLASVAVIAGAIGMGLVSDSIADPVREMQAGVSRVKQGDLETRVTIYDSSEIGRLAQGFNEMVTGLQEREAIQDLFGRYVGEDVARNALERGTELGGQERQVAVLFVDLTGSTEFAAANDPAEVVSVLNEFFRIAVESVDSNGGYINKFQGDALLAVFGAPLEVENEAGRALRAARALQSRLTELSPLSAGIGVSYGTVIAGHIGHAKRFEYTVIGDPVNEAARLTTLAKMEQGHVLASAAAIHQADAPEAARWVLGRSVELRGRGIMTQLARPLRPTLADRWQAGTVALRPVDDPAH, from the coding sequence ATGGAACGATGGGCTAGGTTGTTCAGGTGGCTGTGGGCCACGCCCTGGCCGGTCTATGCCTTGACGATGGTGCAGGCCAACATCATCGGCGCGGTCTTCGTGTTCGCGTTCCTACGCTTCGTCCTGCCGATGGACCGGTTCGTCGATCTCAACGAGTTCCGATTCCTCAACCAATACCTGTTCATCGGCTACCTTGTCCTGGCGTTCATCGGCGGGGTCATCGCCTCGACCCTCCTACTCCTCCCCGTCTTGAAGGTCGACCGTTCCGGCGCGGAGTTCGACGGCGCCATCCGGCGTCGCACCCTGCGGCTGCCACTCCACCAAGCGCTCATCTCGGGCGCCATGTGGGTGATCGGAACGGTGCTGTTCGTCGCCGTGAATGTGGGGCACTCCCCCAGGTTGGCGCTCATCGTCGCCGTGACCAGCCTCCTTGGCGGCAGCACGACGTGCCTGATCTCCTACCTCCAGGCCGAGCGGATCATGCGTCCGATCACTGTCCGCGCCCTGTCCCGCGGGGTGCCGGCGAACCGGCACGTCCCCGGGGTGCGTCGCCGGATCTTCCTGGGCTGGTCGCTCACCACGGTCATCCCGATCGCCGGCGCCCTGCTCATCCTCACCGGCCACTGGTTCGGCCTGTTCGGCGACGACCCCGAATTGATCCTCGTTCCGCTCGCCGTGCTGGCCAGCGTCGCCGTGATCGCCGGAGCCATCGGCATGGGACTGGTCTCGGACTCGATCGCCGACCCGGTGCGTGAGATGCAGGCGGGCGTCAGTCGCGTCAAGCAGGGGGACCTCGAGACCCGCGTGACGATCTACGACAGCTCTGAGATCGGCCGGCTCGCGCAGGGGTTCAACGAGATGGTGACGGGCCTGCAGGAACGCGAGGCCATCCAGGACCTGTTCGGTCGCTACGTCGGCGAGGACGTCGCCCGCAACGCGCTCGAGCGTGGCACCGAACTCGGCGGTCAGGAACGCCAGGTCGCGGTGCTCTTCGTCGATCTCACCGGCTCGACGGAGTTCGCGGCGGCGAATGACCCCGCCGAGGTGGTGTCCGTGCTCAACGAGTTCTTCCGGATTGCCGTCGAGTCCGTCGACTCCAACGGCGGATACATCAACAAGTTCCAGGGTGACGCCCTACTCGCGGTATTCGGGGCACCGCTGGAGGTCGAGAACGAGGCTGGCCGCGCACTCCGAGCCGCGCGGGCGCTGCAGAGCCGGCTCACGGAGCTCTCACCGCTCTCGGCGGGGATCGGCGTCTCCTACGGCACCGTCATCGCTGGACACATCGGCCACGCCAAGCGGTTCGAGTACACGGTTATCGGCGACCCGGTCAACGAGGCCGCGCGACTCACGACGCTGGCCAAGATGGAGCAGGGACACGTCCTCGCCTCAGCGGCCGCGATCCATCAGGCCGACGCGCCCGAGGCGGCGCGCTGGGTACTGGGCCGCAGCGTCGAACTGCGCGGCCGCGGCATCATGACCCAGCTCGCCCGCCCGCTGCGACCGACCCTCGCGGATCGGTGGCAGGCGGGCACCGTCGCTCTGCGACCGGTCGACGACCCAGCGCACTGA
- the topA gene encoding type I DNA topoisomerase codes for MGVGDGSAQVGSTPVASKKAASGGKRSLVIVESATKARKIQPYLGSDYVVEASVGHIRDLPKGAADIPAKYKKEPWARLGVNPDHDFEPIYVVSADKKKKVAELKKQLAGVDQLLLATDPDREGEAIAWHLLEVLKPKVPVKRMVFHEITKPAILAAAENTRELDTDLVDAQETRRILDRLYGYEVSPVLWKKVMPRLSAGRVQSVATRVIVERERERMAFVAADYWDITATLATQQTAGGDAGEPRSFTARLSAVDGARVAQGRDFGQDGRLKTTGAAKDSVILGESAARALADSLKGADFVVDSVESKPYTRRPYAPFMTSTLQQEAGRKLRYTSERTMRIAQRLYENGYITYMRTDSTTLSEGGIAAARAQATELYGSEYVSPTPRQYTRKVKNSQEAHEAIRPAGETFATPGQLHSVLDAEEYRLYELIWQRTVASQMADARGTTVSIRISGDAGDNASGYARATFAASGRTITFPGFLKAYVEATDESSESTDKPMADDAERRLPRLDEGQHLTGADLIADGHTTSPPARYTEASLVKAMEEMGIGRPSTYASIIRTIQDRGYVYVRGNALVPSWVAFAVVGLLEQNFGRLVDYDFTSLMEDELDAIAEGRENRDDWLRRFYFGAAEGSGDENNANYAVGLKNLVDVNLEAIDARSINSIRVFDDAEGRPVHVRVGRYGPYLERMVTGDDGAEESQRANLPEGMSPDELTLEVAEKLFSTPQDGRPLGVDPETGHEIVVKDGRYGPYVTEKLPEPTDAEKAEWAKKVLAEAESEKERIVAERDAAIAAAADDDAKAEAKKAATKAKAAVTRRAKKEAENPTGPKPRTGSLMQSMEPATVTLSDALKLLSLPRVVGVDPASGEEITAQLGRYGPYLKKGTDSRTLESEDAVFTVTLDEAVKIYSEPKRRGRQAAAPKALREMGIDEVSGKQMLVKDGRFGPYVTDGESNASLRKGDTVESLTDARASELLSERRAKAPPKKTPAKKASARTSPAKKTAASRR; via the coding sequence ATGGGCGTCGGCGACGGATCAGCGCAGGTTGGGAGCACTCCAGTGGCGAGCAAGAAGGCAGCATCGGGCGGCAAGCGGAGCCTGGTGATCGTCGAGTCCGCCACCAAGGCGCGCAAGATTCAGCCCTACCTGGGCTCCGACTACGTGGTCGAGGCATCGGTCGGACACATCCGCGATCTACCCAAGGGTGCTGCTGACATCCCGGCCAAGTACAAGAAGGAACCCTGGGCGCGGCTCGGCGTGAACCCGGACCACGACTTCGAACCCATCTACGTCGTCAGCGCCGACAAGAAGAAGAAGGTCGCGGAACTCAAGAAGCAACTCGCCGGGGTGGACCAGCTTCTGCTGGCCACAGACCCCGACCGCGAGGGCGAGGCGATCGCCTGGCATCTGCTGGAGGTGCTCAAGCCCAAGGTCCCGGTCAAGCGGATGGTCTTCCACGAGATCACCAAGCCGGCCATTCTCGCCGCCGCCGAGAACACCCGCGAGCTGGACACCGACCTCGTCGACGCCCAGGAAACCCGTCGTATCCTGGATCGGCTCTACGGCTACGAGGTCTCCCCGGTGCTGTGGAAGAAGGTCATGCCGCGGCTGTCCGCAGGCCGCGTGCAGTCGGTGGCCACCCGCGTCATCGTCGAGCGCGAGCGCGAACGCATGGCGTTCGTCGCCGCCGACTACTGGGACATCACCGCGACCCTGGCCACGCAGCAGACCGCCGGTGGGGACGCAGGTGAACCGCGCAGCTTCACAGCCCGACTCTCCGCCGTCGACGGCGCCCGGGTCGCGCAGGGCCGCGACTTCGGCCAGGACGGTCGCCTGAAGACCACCGGCGCGGCCAAGGACTCGGTCATCCTCGGGGAGTCGGCGGCCCGGGCGCTGGCTGACTCGCTGAAGGGTGCCGATTTCGTCGTCGACTCCGTCGAATCAAAGCCCTACACGCGGCGCCCCTACGCGCCGTTCATGACCTCCACGCTCCAGCAGGAGGCCGGGCGCAAGCTGCGGTACACCTCCGAGCGCACCATGCGGATCGCGCAGCGGCTGTACGAGAACGGCTACATCACCTACATGCGCACCGACTCCACAACCCTGTCCGAGGGCGGCATCGCGGCCGCCCGGGCGCAGGCCACGGAGCTCTATGGCAGCGAGTACGTCTCACCCACGCCGCGGCAGTACACCCGCAAGGTCAAGAATTCGCAGGAGGCCCACGAGGCCATCCGGCCCGCCGGAGAGACCTTCGCTACCCCCGGGCAGCTCCACAGTGTGCTCGACGCGGAGGAGTACCGCCTCTACGAGCTCATCTGGCAGCGCACCGTCGCCTCGCAGATGGCGGACGCCCGCGGCACCACCGTCAGCATTCGCATCAGCGGTGACGCCGGCGACAACGCCTCCGGGTACGCGCGCGCCACCTTCGCAGCCTCGGGTCGCACCATCACTTTCCCCGGTTTCCTCAAGGCCTACGTTGAGGCCACCGACGAGTCCTCCGAGTCCACCGACAAGCCGATGGCGGACGACGCCGAGCGGCGCCTGCCCCGTCTCGACGAGGGGCAACACCTCACCGGCGCCGACCTGATCGCCGACGGCCACACCACCAGCCCGCCGGCCCGCTACACCGAAGCGAGCCTGGTCAAGGCGATGGAGGAGATGGGCATCGGACGCCCGTCCACCTACGCCAGTATCATCCGCACCATCCAGGACCGCGGGTACGTCTACGTCCGCGGCAACGCGTTGGTGCCCAGCTGGGTCGCGTTCGCCGTGGTCGGACTTTTGGAGCAGAACTTCGGCAGGCTGGTCGACTACGACTTCACCTCGCTCATGGAGGACGAACTCGACGCGATTGCTGAGGGGCGCGAGAACCGTGACGACTGGCTACGGCGCTTCTACTTCGGCGCAGCAGAGGGCTCCGGCGACGAGAACAACGCGAACTACGCCGTGGGTCTCAAGAACCTCGTCGACGTCAACCTCGAGGCCATCGACGCCCGCAGCATCAACTCGATCCGCGTGTTCGACGACGCCGAGGGGCGTCCGGTCCACGTCCGGGTAGGACGCTACGGCCCGTACCTCGAGCGCATGGTGACCGGTGACGACGGCGCCGAGGAGTCTCAGCGCGCCAACCTTCCCGAGGGGATGAGCCCGGACGAGCTCACGCTCGAGGTGGCGGAGAAACTCTTCTCCACCCCCCAGGACGGCCGCCCGCTGGGCGTCGACCCCGAGACCGGACACGAGATCGTGGTCAAGGACGGGCGCTACGGCCCCTACGTCACGGAGAAGCTGCCCGAGCCCACCGACGCCGAGAAGGCCGAATGGGCCAAGAAGGTCCTCGCCGAGGCCGAGTCGGAGAAGGAGCGTATCGTCGCCGAGCGCGACGCCGCGATCGCCGCCGCCGCGGACGACGACGCCAAGGCCGAGGCCAAGAAGGCCGCGACCAAGGCCAAGGCCGCCGTGACCCGCCGGGCGAAGAAGGAGGCGGAGAATCCGACGGGGCCGAAGCCCCGCACGGGCTCGCTGATGCAGTCCATGGAGCCGGCGACGGTGACGCTCTCCGACGCGCTCAAGCTCCTGTCGCTGCCCCGCGTCGTGGGCGTCGACCCGGCGAGTGGCGAGGAGATCACCGCTCAGCTCGGCCGCTACGGGCCGTACCTGAAGAAGGGCACCGATTCCCGCACACTCGAGTCCGAGGATGCGGTCTTCACGGTGACGCTCGACGAGGCGGTGAAGATCTATTCCGAACCCAAACGTCGGGGACGGCAGGCCGCCGCTCCGAAGGCACTGCGCGAGATGGGGATCGACGAGGTCTCCGGCAAGCAGATGCTGGTCAAGGACGGACGCTTCGGCCCGTACGTGACCGACGGCGAGTCCAACGCTTCGCTGCGCAAGGGGGACACGGTGGAGAGCCTCACCGATGCGCGTGCCTCCGAGTTGCTCTCGGAGCGGCGGGCCAAGGCCCCGCCGAAGAAGACACCCGCGAAGAAGGCCTCGGCCCGCACGTCGCCGGCGAAGAAGACGGCTGCCTCGCGCCGCTGA
- a CDS encoding 2-oxoacid:acceptor oxidoreductase subunit alpha encodes MGNASKTKLDKVVIRIAGDSGDGMQLAGDQFTSEAAAFGNDLATQPNYPAEIRAPQGTIHGVSSFQIQIADYDILTAGDRPDVLVAMNPAALKANIDDLPSGGILIVNSDEFTKRNLTKVGYESNPLGSPAFEAFQVHEVAMSTLTIGAVESVDIGKKDAERCKNMFALGLLMWMYGRTVDSIENFLSDKFGKKPAILEANILALRSGWNYGETTEAFASEYEIAPAKLPSGRYRQVTGNTALAYGLVTAGKSAEMPVFLGTYPITPASDILHELSKLKQFDVTTFQAEDEIAGIGAALGASYGGALGVTSTSGPGLALKSEAIGLAVMTELPLVVIDVQRGGPSTGLPTKTEQSDLLQALFGRNGESPVAVVAPQSPADCFEIAREAARIAVTYRTPVIVLSDGAIANGSEPWLLPEVSTLPAIEKNLATAPEGEDAPAYLPYARDPQTLARDWAVPGEPGLEHRIGGLEKANGTGNISYTPENHDLMTRTRALRIARIDVPDLEVDDPTDDADVLVVGWGSSYGPIGEAVRRARANGHRVARAHVRHLNPLPHNIADVLGKYRRILVPEMNLGQLAMLLKARFPADIQPITKVHGMAFSAEELQTAIEAEFAGRLTHTEHDKYRLALDGVITTTGEPAAPAPRVGHTATGTATANRTR; translated from the coding sequence GTGGGCAATGCGTCCAAGACCAAGCTGGACAAGGTGGTCATCCGCATTGCGGGTGACTCGGGTGACGGTATGCAGCTCGCCGGTGACCAGTTCACCTCCGAGGCCGCCGCCTTCGGTAACGACCTGGCGACCCAGCCCAACTACCCGGCCGAGATCCGCGCTCCCCAGGGCACCATCCACGGTGTCTCGAGCTTCCAGATCCAGATCGCGGACTACGACATCCTCACGGCCGGTGACCGCCCCGATGTTCTGGTGGCGATGAACCCGGCAGCCCTCAAGGCCAACATCGACGACCTCCCCTCGGGCGGGATCCTCATCGTCAACTCCGACGAGTTCACCAAGCGCAATCTGACCAAGGTCGGCTACGAGTCCAACCCACTGGGGTCGCCGGCCTTCGAGGCGTTCCAGGTGCACGAGGTCGCGATGAGTACGTTGACGATCGGCGCGGTCGAGAGTGTGGACATCGGCAAGAAGGACGCCGAGCGCTGCAAGAACATGTTCGCGCTGGGCCTGCTCATGTGGATGTACGGTCGCACGGTCGACTCGATTGAGAACTTCCTCTCCGACAAGTTCGGCAAGAAGCCGGCCATCCTCGAGGCCAACATCCTCGCGCTGCGGTCGGGCTGGAACTACGGAGAGACCACCGAGGCGTTCGCCTCGGAGTACGAGATCGCCCCCGCCAAGCTGCCCTCGGGCCGCTACCGCCAGGTCACCGGTAACACCGCCCTGGCCTACGGGCTGGTGACCGCCGGTAAGTCCGCCGAGATGCCGGTGTTCCTGGGCACCTACCCCATCACCCCGGCCTCCGACATCCTGCATGAACTGAGCAAGCTCAAGCAGTTCGACGTGACCACGTTCCAGGCCGAGGACGAGATCGCCGGGATCGGCGCGGCACTGGGCGCCTCCTACGGCGGAGCACTCGGCGTGACGTCGACTTCCGGCCCCGGCCTGGCGCTGAAGTCCGAGGCCATCGGGCTGGCGGTGATGACCGAACTACCACTGGTGGTCATCGACGTCCAGCGTGGCGGACCCTCGACCGGTCTGCCCACCAAGACCGAGCAGTCCGACCTGCTGCAGGCCCTGTTCGGCCGCAACGGCGAATCGCCCGTGGCCGTAGTGGCCCCGCAGTCGCCGGCCGACTGCTTCGAGATAGCGCGCGAGGCCGCCCGCATCGCGGTCACCTACCGCACCCCGGTCATCGTGCTGTCCGACGGCGCGATCGCCAACGGCTCGGAACCGTGGCTGCTGCCCGAGGTCTCCACGCTGCCGGCCATCGAGAAGAACCTCGCCACCGCGCCCGAAGGCGAGGACGCCCCGGCGTACCTGCCGTACGCCCGCGACCCGCAGACCCTCGCCCGCGACTGGGCGGTCCCGGGTGAGCCGGGCCTCGAGCACCGCATCGGCGGGCTCGAGAAGGCCAACGGCACCGGCAACATCTCCTACACGCCGGAGAATCACGACCTCATGACCCGGACCCGCGCGCTGCGGATCGCGCGGATCGACGTGCCGGACCTCGAGGTCGACGACCCCACGGACGACGCCGACGTGCTGGTCGTGGGTTGGGGCTCGTCCTACGGGCCCATTGGCGAGGCCGTTCGCCGCGCCCGTGCCAACGGTCACCGCGTGGCCCGAGCGCACGTGCGTCACCTCAATCCCCTGCCCCACAACATCGCCGACGTGCTCGGGAAGTACCGGCGTATCCTGGTTCCGGAGATGAACCTGGGCCAGCTGGCGATGCTGCTCAAGGCCCGGTTCCCCGCCGACATCCAGCCCATCACGAAGGTGCACGGCATGGCCTTCTCCGCGGAAGAGCTGCAGACCGCCATCGAGGCCGAGTTCGCCGGCCGCCTGACCCACACCGAGCACGACAAGTACCGCTTGGCGCTCGACGGGGTCATCACCACCACCGGTGAGCCCGCGGCCCCCGCTCCTCGGGTCGGCCACACCGCAACCGGCACCGCCACCGCCAACCGAACCCGCTGA